One Archangium violaceum genomic window, GGCTCCGCCGAAGACGATTCGACCGCTGGCATGGACACCGGCGTCGGAAGTGAGCTTGAAATCGAGGCTTCCGCGCTCTTTCTTCCAGGTGAGCTCCAGCGTGAGGCTCGTGCCGGGCTGGATGACCCGTTGGAACTTCAACGCCGCCAACCGCAGGAAGTCGGGGGGAAGCGTGAAGAGCTCGCGGCCGAAGTGGATGGCCCAGTGCACCTGGGTGACGCCGGGCAGGATGGGGGTGCCGGGGAAATGGCCCTCGAAATACGGCGAGTCCGCCGAGGCCTCGAGGGTCAGCAGGGCGCGGTCGGCGGACTGCTCGAGCACGCGCGCCCGGGGCCTGCGGGGATCGAAGAGGGTGGCCAGTGCCGCTTCGGTGGACTTTCCCTGGCTGTTGACCGGCATGGCCTCCAGATACCGGAACCGGCGTGGGAAGGCACTGGGCTCGAAGCGCGAAGTGAGCTGCTGCCTGAGCGCCTGGTTCAGGGCACGCTTGCCTCCCTCCCCATGCAGCTTCCAGCCCGCCTCCGAGGGCACCGCCACCACCGCCAGCGTCAGCCGGTGGCCGTCCTCGAGCGGCAGCACCCGGGCCTCGCGCAGCAGCCCACCCTCGAGCAGCGTCCGCTCCAGGGCGCTCAGCGACACGCGCTTCTCCTCGAGCTTCAGGAGGCGATCGCCCCTCCCGAGCAGCTCGAAGCCCTCCGGCAGCAGCCGCACGCGATCCCCGGTCCGCAGCCAGTCCCCCTCGGGCAGGTCCAGGTGCGGCGAGCGGACGGTCAGCATCTCCTCCCGGGTGCCCACCTCGACGCCGGGCATCACGCGCCAGGCGAGCGCGTCGTCCCCGGTGCGCTGCCTCCAGGCGATGCCGCCGGTCTCCGAGCTGCCGTAGACCTCGACGGGCGCCTGGCCCAGAAGCGCGCGACAGGCCTGTAACGCCTCGAGGGGCAGCGGGCCTCCCGAGGAGAACAGCGTGCGCAGGTTCCCTCGGACCTGGGCCCAGTCCAGCATGTCCGGCAGGCGCTTGAGGTGGGCGGGACTGGCGATCAGCCCGGCGGGGCCCTGTCGCAGCGCGGCCACGATGTCCTCGGGGTAGGTGAGGCCGTGGGCCGCGAAGGGCCGGCCCGCCGTCAGCGGCCAGAGCACCCGGAAGAGCAGTCCGTAGATGTGCTGGTGCGAGACGGTGGAGATGACGCGGGCCTCGCCGAGCCGCTCCTCGAACAGGGCCGCCAGCGTCGCCACCTCACGCGTCAGCTGGCGGAGGCGCTTGGGAATGGCGGTGGGCTCGCCGCTGGAGCCCGAGGTGTAGACCACCAGGGCTCGTGCCTCCGGGGAGAGCGGCGTCCATCCCCCCTCGCGCCCCTCGCCGGGCGACAGCGGTGCGTACTCCGCTGGAATCTTCCCGGCGAAACCATCCACCTCGTCGCGCAGCCTCGCCAGCGTCGCGGGCTGGGCGTCGGCGGGGAGGTAGACGCACACGCCCGCATGCCACGCGCCGAGCAGGGCGGCGGAGAACTCGAAGGTGTCGTCGAAGTAGAGCGCCTGACGCCGGCCACCGTGGCGCTCGAAGGCCGCGCGCCAGCCCGCTGCCCGCTCCACGAGGGACGCGAAGCCCACGGCCCCGCCCTCGCGGAGGGCGACCGGATGCCCGGGGAGTCGCCCCCGGCTCATGAGCTGCTCGAGCCCGATGAGCTCAGCCATGGACGTGCCTTGCCCTCACCTGTTGCCTCACCACCCACTCCACGGCGAAGAGCACGCCCATCAGCACGTACGAGATGAGCCCGTTGTACAGCGCCCAGGTCTCATCACTGGCCCCAATCGCCGTGAAGAGCGCGATGCCTCCGTTGAGCACGAAGAACCCGCACCACACCTGCGTCACCCGGCGGGTGTAGGTCACCCCCGAAGCGGGGAGCTCGGGCTCGCGCAGGCGTGCCAGGCGCTCGATGACGCTGGGGGGATAGGCGAGGCTGGTGACGAAGACGGCGAGCAGGACCGTGTTCACCAGGACCGGATAGAGCTTCAACGGCAGGGCATGGTTGCCCAGCATGCTGGAGGCCGCGAGCGCGAGGGCGCCCACGGCCGCAGCCAGCCAGACACGCTCGCGCGTCGCCACCGCGCGCACCACGGCCATTCCCGCCAGCGGCAGGGCCATCCAGCGGGGCTCGAAGTGGCCCAGTCCCAGGTAGACCAGGGGCGGGTACGCGAGGCTCAGCAGGCCGAGCAGGGCCGGACGAAGGAACTTCACGCCGCGGCGGACTCGTCGAGGAGCCCGTGCAGGGCATCGACCACGTCCTGCAGCGTACGCACCGACTTGAAGACCTCCGGAGGCACGCGCTTGCCGGCCACCGGCTTGAGCTGCACGAGCAGATCGATCGCATCGATGCTGTCGATGTCCAGGTCGTCATGGAGCCGGGCCTCGGGGGTGATCCGCGCCGGCTCGATGTCGAAGGTCTCCTGCAGGATCGCGCTCAGTCGCTCGAACAATTGATTCTTGGTCATGGTGACCCAATTCCTTTTCTGATGAGTTCAGGCCTTGCGATGGGCGCTCACGAAATCCGCGAGTGCCCTCACGCTGGCGAAATGGCGGCGGTTTTCCTTCGAGTCGTTCGCGAGGGACACGCCATAGGACTTCTGCAGCGCCAGGCCCAGCTCGAGGGCGTCGATCGAGTCGAGCCCGAGTCCCTCGACGAACAGCGGCGCAGCCGGATCGATGTCGTCAGGAGTGATGTCCTCGAGGTGAAGCGTCTCGATGACCAGTTTCTTGATTTCCTGTTCAAGCTGCAGCATGGCCCTGCCCTTCCCTGGAGAAATAGTCGTGCAGCTGCGCCGTGAGTTGCCGGGCCGCTCGCGCCTCGCCGCCGGCCTCTCCAAGCTGTGGCGCAACGGGGATGTCGTCGTGTACCTGGATGGTGAAGTTCATCCGTTTCGGCGGCACCCTCCACCACGGTGTCCCCTTGGTGAGACCGAGCGGTTCACACCGGATGGTGACCGGGGTGATGTCGCACGGGCCGCGCACCGCGATGTTGGCGGCGCCGCGCTGCAGTTGCATCGGGCCGTTGACCCGGGTGCGGGTGCCCTCCGGGAAGATGATCAGGTTGTTGCCCGCCTTCACGGAGGCGATGCAGTCCTGGATGAGCGCGGGGCCGGAGTCGTTGCACAGATAGCCGGTCGCCCGGACCGGCCCGCGGGTGAAGGGGTTGTGCGCCAGGCTCGCCTTCACCACGCAATCCGCGTTGGGCACCAGGGAGATGAGGAAGACGACGTCGATCAGCGTCGGGTGGTTGGCGAGGATGAGCAGGCCGGGCCGGGCCAGCTTCTCCACGCCCTCGATGCGGTAGCGCAGCACCCCGAGGACGCGCATCCACTCGATGAAGAACCTGAAGGAGTGGTGCACCGCGAGGCGCGCCAGCCGCGTCTGCCTCGCCTGGTCCCGGACGAGGAGTTGCAACAGCGGGAAGTAGAGCAGCCGCAGCCCGAGCCCTCCCAGCCCGAAGGTGGTGAAGGAGATGCCGGTCGCCAGGATGCGCCACCCGCGCTCGAGCGTCTCAAGCATGGCGCTGCCACCTCCAGCATCGAGTGCCGACCTTGTGGTCGAGCCGGGCCTCGTTGGAGACCAGGAATCGCAGCACGGTGAGATCCTCCGGCAGCCCATCCGAGGAAGGGGCCTCCCGCGTGTCCTCGGCGGGGTGACAGGTCAGGCTGTAGCCCGGAGCCTCGTCCCCGGCGCGCAGCCAACAGGCCCACGCGCGCGGGAAGTCCATCTGTCCGGAGGCGTGCCCCAGGGGCTCGGGGAGCGGCTCGTCGTAGATCACCACCAGCACGTCCCTGGCCCCATCCGCGAGCAGAGCGCTCGCTTCGGTGAAGGCTGCCTCGACCGTCTCCTCGCCCGCCGCGATGGCGGTATAGGCGGAGGTGTCCCCCCGGGCGATGGAGTAGAGCGCGCCAATCGCGTTGTGCACCGACAGGCTGAAGGACGTGGGCGAGAGCGGGACGGAGTGCGCCAACTGGCGCAACAGGTCCACCGAGCGGCTGATGTCTCCGAAGCGCGAGGCGAAGATGACGGGGACGCTCGGGGAATCTCCCTGGCATCCGTACGCTGCCTGCAGCGCGAACCGGCCCAGGCGCTCCACCCGGCGGCGCATCATCGCCGGCATCTCGGACAGAGGAGGGGTACCCTCGGCCGGAAGGAAATGGGGCTCCGAGAACCATCTCATCCAGGCGTCTTGCTCGGTGAGGCCAGGAGCCCACGCGACCCAGCGGTTGATAGAAAAAGCCATTGTCATGACGGGCGTTTCCCCCCCTCCCCCAAACCCCCAGCCGCCACTATTACCAAAGTATTCAGAAGGAGACAATTGATTGTATGGGCGAGGGGGCGTCGGAGCGAATCGTCATGCCCAGATACACACTTGGGGTGAAGTCACGACCAGGGGGGGACCGAAAGCCCCTCCACGGTGTCCCAGAGCCTCCTTGGATGGGCGGCTCCACCACCCCACAGACTCCTTGAACGGTGGTGGAGGTGGCGGGCGGAGATATGCCGCGGCCAGCGCGCCCACTCCCGCAGCCAGGCCTACGGTGAAACCCGTACGCGGGTGCATTCCGCCCGAAAGCAAGAGACGCACAGAGAAGCCAGCCACCAGGAGCTCTGGAGCAGGTGGTTGCCGTTGGGCATCCAACTCAACGGGAACGTGCTGGCGCCCAGATGGCGTCGTGGGCCTCTGGCGCGCCGCGACCGCGGCTCGACCGCGTCCCTCGGGACACGCCAGCGGGGCGGGGTGGCCATGCCAGTGGTCATCACCGTGCGCCATCACCACCAGCCGCTCGAGGAGCGGAGCGATTCGGACCTCGCACCTGGAGAGACTGGCCTCGGAGCGCCCAGGAAGACCCCTGCCAGTTGCGCGCGGTGTTCGCCCTGCAGAGCCGGAGGGCATGGCGATGTTGGCGTTCACGAGGAAGCGCGGGAATTTGGACGAGCCGAGCGTCGCGGCCTGAAACTGGGGAGCAGAGGTAGGTGGGGGGAGCGCAGAGGACCGGGACGAGGGCGCCAAAAAGAAGAGGGCCCGGAACTGGTACCTCCGGACCCTCAGGCCGAATCACGGGGACGTGATGCGGGAGGAGCACGCTCGCACGAGGCCATGTGCGGGTCGAGTTTCCAGGCGGCTCAAGCCTGGGGACGCGTGGACTCACCGCGGATGGCGCAGTGCGCGCTCGGCACCTGCCGGGCACTCTTCTACCTGTGTCGTCGGCACGACCGGGGCCAGCGCTACTGCTCGCGTGAGTGTAGTTTCCTCCCTGGCTCATTCCCTCTCCGGGCTCGGCCTGCACCGCACCAGCGCCGAGCTCGATGACCTCGTCGCTCGCGCCACCAAGGCCCGCCTCTCTCCCTCCCAGCTGCTGGAGCAGATTGTCCAGCTGGAGTCCGACGAGCGCGCCCGCCGCTCCCTGGAGCGCCGCACCCTGCGCAGCCGCCTGGGCCGCTTCAAGCCCATGGCCGACTTCGACTGGAGCTGGCCCAAGTCCATGGACAGACCCCTGGTGGAGAGCCTGCTGCGCCTGGACTTCCTCCAGGACGCTCGCGACGTCGTGCTGCTCGCCGCCCAGGGCCTGGGCAAGACGATGCATAGAGGGTGGCAGCTTCCGCCGCCGCGAAGCCGAAGCCTCTCTGGAGTCTCGCCGCTCTCGCCGCTCCGGCTGACGCCCTGGGGGACTACATCCCCCAGTCCCCCTGTGGCTCCGCTCCGGCCCGCCCCCAACTGCGGTGCGGGCCGGAGCGGAGCGCGAGCCCCACCGCTCCTTGCCCCCAAACCGGCTGGTTCATTTTCCCGCGCTTCTTCATGTTCAGCGACACCGAGGGCGGAGGGGCTGCGGCACTATCCGATGCGAGTGATACGCCTGGGTCTCTATGGCGGATGCGATGAATGTACAGCGAGTGCCGAGCGCATAGGGCTCATGGCCACTCCGGACGGGGCTCTGATTGGTGAATGTTGAGTCCTGGCGCAGCCCGTGTCCGAGCGGCGTCGCGCCTCATCATCAAGGAGAATGGCCCTGCGAGACCAGGCCCCAGCGGTGTGGGCCGTGTCTTTGTTGGGAGGAGCGGCGCCCGAGAGGTTTCACAGAGTCATGCGGTGAAAGTGTCAGCTACAGTGCGTTGAAACGCGCCTGCCCGTCTGCTTTAAAGACAGACAGGCATTCGCCTGCTCGTCCTTTGAGCGCAGATGAGGAACGGACTAAAGCGCTTCGCATGCGGTGGACTGCATGCACGCGATTCCAGCCCATGGACGGGAGAGTCCAGGGTCATCCCACACGAGGCTGTCCCCTCTGGGGAGGGGCTCCGAGAGCATGTAATTACATGCTCTCGGCAGCATGTAATAACATGCTCTCCGTTGCAAGCGGGCGGCACATACGGCGGCTCAGCCTGTGCTCGTCTGCCTGCTGCTCGTTCGTGCGGCGCTCATTATTCGGGGCCTCGGTGTGGACGACGGCGCGGTGCCATTCGGTCGGCATAGCCACGCCTGTCTCGTGTGCTGAGCGGAACCGATGTGGGTTCGGTGTCTGTTCCCGCTGTCGGCGACGAGTGATCCAGCGGGAAACTGCTACGACAGGCCCGCGGAGGGCGCACGCGGTCTCGTGTACGTTTCGAAAGCGTCTAGCCAGAAGGGCTGGGCGGGCGTTCAGAGTGAAGCAGATTCGGGACCGGTCTCGGCCGTGCGGAGCAATTCAGCAGCGACGGCGGAGATGGTTGCTGGTGCGAAACCAGGTCCAGCACGCAGATACGGCGCGCAAAGGGCAGGACGCGGAGGAGCCGCCATTACGTGTGCCCTGAGCGACAACTTCATGCGCTCTGAGCGAGCAGGAGCCAAATGCTGTGTGGAGTGATTGGCTCCTGCAGGGTGAACTGGGCTGCGTTGCATGTGCTGTCTCAGTCGAATTGAAACCCACGTAGGCATGAGCGTGATTGGGTTGCT contains:
- a CDS encoding acyl carrier protein, whose translation is MTKNQLFERLSAILQETFDIEPARITPEARLHDDLDIDSIDAIDLLVQLKPVAGKRVPPEVFKSVRTLQDVVDALHGLLDESAAA
- a CDS encoding ATP-binding protein; amino-acid sequence: MSVVSSLAHSLSGLGLHRTSAELDDLVARATKARLSPSQLLEQIVQLESDERARRSLERRTLRSRLGRFKPMADFDWSWPKSMDRPLVESLLRLDFLQDARDVVLLAAQGLGKTMHRGWQLPPPRSRSLSGVSPLSPLRLTPWGTTSPSPPVAPLRPAPNCGAGRSGARAPPLLAPKPAGSFSRASSCSATPRAEGLRHYPMRVIRLGLYGGCDECTASAERIGLMATPDGALIGEC
- a CDS encoding beta-ketoacyl synthase chain length factor, which translates into the protein MRWFSEPHFLPAEGTPPLSEMPAMMRRRVERLGRFALQAAYGCQGDSPSVPVIFASRFGDISRSVDLLRQLAHSVPLSPTSFSLSVHNAIGALYSIARGDTSAYTAIAAGEETVEAAFTEASALLADGARDVLVVIYDEPLPEPLGHASGQMDFPRAWACWLRAGDEAPGYSLTCHPAEDTREAPSSDGLPEDLTVLRFLVSNEARLDHKVGTRCWRWQRHA
- a CDS encoding AMP-binding protein; the encoded protein is MAELIGLEQLMSRGRLPGHPVALREGGAVGFASLVERAAGWRAAFERHGGRRQALYFDDTFEFSAALLGAWHAGVCVYLPADAQPATLARLRDEVDGFAGKIPAEYAPLSPGEGREGGWTPLSPEARALVVYTSGSSGEPTAIPKRLRQLTREVATLAALFEERLGEARVISTVSHQHIYGLLFRVLWPLTAGRPFAAHGLTYPEDIVAALRQGPAGLIASPAHLKRLPDMLDWAQVRGNLRTLFSSGGPLPLEALQACRALLGQAPVEVYGSSETGGIAWRQRTGDDALAWRVMPGVEVGTREEMLTVRSPHLDLPEGDWLRTGDRVRLLPEGFELLGRGDRLLKLEEKRVSLSALERTLLEGGLLREARVLPLEDGHRLTLAVVAVPSEAGWKLHGEGGKRALNQALRQQLTSRFEPSAFPRRFRYLEAMPVNSQGKSTEAALATLFDPRRPRARVLEQSADRALLTLEASADSPYFEGHFPGTPILPGVTQVHWAIHFGRELFTLPPDFLRLAALKFQRVIQPGTSLTLELTWKKERGSLDFKLTSDAGVHASGRIVFGGANV
- a CDS encoding lysophospholipid acyltransferase family protein is translated as MLETLERGWRILATGISFTTFGLGGLGLRLLYFPLLQLLVRDQARQTRLARLAVHHSFRFFIEWMRVLGVLRYRIEGVEKLARPGLLILANHPTLIDVVFLISLVPNADCVVKASLAHNPFTRGPVRATGYLCNDSGPALIQDCIASVKAGNNLIIFPEGTRTRVNGPMQLQRGAANIAVRGPCDITPVTIRCEPLGLTKGTPWWRVPPKRMNFTIQVHDDIPVAPQLGEAGGEARAARQLTAQLHDYFSREGQGHAAA
- a CDS encoding phosphopantetheine-binding protein, whose amino-acid sequence is MLQLEQEIKKLVIETLHLEDITPDDIDPAAPLFVEGLGLDSIDALELGLALQKSYGVSLANDSKENRRHFASVRALADFVSAHRKA